In Bacillota bacterium, the sequence CCCGGGCCGCCTCCGGCCTGAGGATGATCCTGATCCGGGTTTCATGCCGGCTGGCCATACCCATAGAAGGTCCCCTCTACCTGGGGATGCGGGGCTCGGCTTCTCTACGCTGCAACACGAGGTTTCACCGGGAGCTTGCGATCTCCTGCTTCACTCGGCCGTCCCCGGCGGACCGGGGGAACGGGTGAAGGTTCCCAGGGGGAGCCGGCTGGACATCTGTCGGTGTCAGTATCCGAGCCTTTGCCCCACGATTATCACATGGAAGTCAGTGTTGAGGCGCGGACGCGCCTCCAGGATGGTGACTACGCGGCACTGACGCGTGGGGGGCAGGCAGGAAGTGCAGCGCCCGCTTACGGCACATGGGGTGCGGGCGTTCTTCGCGTGGTAAACCATGGGGGCAGCGACGTTCTTGGCCCGCCACAGCCCTTCTTCCACGTCTTTCACCAGCTTGTTAATCCCGGCCACTACGATGACGCGCCGCGGCCCAAAGATCATGGCGTTGACCCGCGTGCCGCTGCCGTCCACGTTGACCAGCTTGCCATCGAGCGTAAGGGCGTTCGTGCTGCAGAGGAAGACGTCAGCCAGGAGGCGGCGGCGGGCCGCCTCGCGTGCTTCTTCCTCGCTGTCGAAGTCCTGCCAGCCGTCCTCGATCCGGTGTCCCTGGTCCCGGAGCAGGCGGGGGAGGTCCAGTTCGCGGATGGTCACCGAACCTCCTATCGCTACCGTGGCCCCCGGGGGGATGAGGGACAGGACCACCCGCCGTGCAGATTCCGGGTCGGAGGCATAGAGGGCGTTGAATTGATTATTGCGCAGTGCGTCAAGGCACTTCTGCACCTGCGATTGGGTGAACCATTCCCTCACATCGCGGGATGTTTCGTTCATGT encodes:
- a CDS encoding lactate utilization protein, which codes for MNETSRDVREWFTQSQVQKCLDALRNNQFNALYASDPESARRVVLSLIPPGATVAIGGSVTIRELDLPRLLRDQGHRIEDGWQDFDSEEEAREAARRRLLADVFLCSTNALTLDGKLVNVDGSGTRVNAMIFGPRRVIVVAGINKLVKDVEEGLWRAKNVAAPMVYHAKNARTPCAVSGRCTSCLPPTRQCRVVTILEARPRLNTDFHVIIVGQRLGY